From the genome of Fundulus heteroclitus isolate FHET01 chromosome 7, MU-UCD_Fhet_4.1, whole genome shotgun sequence, one region includes:
- the gcgb gene encoding glucagon b, whose amino-acid sequence MKSAQSIAGLLLLIIVQSSWQVPDQETDRTPLLLSENSILSDPIEFPNMKRHSEGTFSNDYSKYLETRRAQDFVQWLKNSKRNGGLFRRHADGTYTSDVSSYLQDQAAKEFVSWLKTGRGRRD is encoded by the exons ATGAAAAGTGCTCAGTCTATTGCTGGACTTCTGCTCCTTATCATCGTCCAAAGCAGCTGGCAGGTGCCTGACCAGGAGACAGACCGAACACCGCT ATTGTTGAGCGAAAACTCCATTTTAAGTGATCCGATCGAGTTCCCAAACATGAAGAGGCACTCAGAGGGAACGTTTTCCAATGACTACAGCAAGTACCTGGAGACAAGAAGGGCGCAAGACTTCGTCCAGTGGCTGAAGAATTCAAAAAGGAATGG GGGTTTATTCAGACGCCATGCAGACGGCACCTACACCAGCGACGTGAGCTCTTACCTGCAGGACCAGGCAGCCAAAGAGTTTGTCTCCTGGCTGAAGACCGGCCGAGGCAGAAGAGACTAA